A portion of the Homo sapiens chromosome 16, GRCh38.p14 Primary Assembly genome contains these proteins:
- the DNAAF1 gene encoding dynein axonemal assembly factor 1 isoform X10 translates to MTKSSLQKLCKQHKLYITPALNDTLYLHFKGFDRIENLEEYTGLRCLWLQSNGIQKIENLEAQTELRCLFLQMNLLRKIENLEPLQKLDALNLSNNYIKTIENLSCLPVLNTLQMAHNHLETVEDIQHLQECLRLCVLDLSHNKLSDPEILSILESMPDLRVLNLMGNPVIRQIPNYRRTVTVRLKHLTYLDDRPVFPKDRACAEAWARGGYAAEKEERQQWESRERKKITDSIEALAMIKQRAEERKRQRESQERGMRSAEDNSPRVPLRLGEMTSSDDGENVPASAEGKEEPPGDRETRQKMELFVKESFEAKDELCPEKPSGEEPPVEAKREDGGPEPEGTLPAETLLLSSPVEVKGEDGDGEPEGTLPAEAPPPPPPVEVKGEDGDQEPEGTLPAETLLLSPPVKVKGEDGDREPEGTLPAEAPPPPPLGAAREEPTPQAVATEGVFVTELDGTRTEDLETIRLETKETFCIDDLPDLEDDDETGKSLEDQNMCFPKIEVISSLSDDSDPELDYTSLPVLENLPTDTLSNIFAVSKDTSKAARVPFTDIFKKEAKRDLEIRKQDTKSPRPLIQELSDEDPSGQLLMPPTCQRDAAPLTSSGDRDSDFLAASSPEMGFHHVDQAGLELLTSGDLFASASQSAGITVPTESAATPPETCVGVAQPSQALPTWDLTAFPAPKAS, encoded by the exons ATGACTAAAAGTTCCCTGCAAAAACTCTGCAAGCAGCACAAGCTTTATATTACCCCAGCATTGAATGATACGCTGTATTTACACTTTAAAG GTTTTGATCGCATTGAGAACCTGGAAGAGTACACAGGGCTGCGCTGTCTCTGGCTGCAGAGCAATGGAATACAGAAAATCGAAAACCTGGAGGCCCAAACTGAGTTGCGTTGCCTCTTCTTGCAAATGAACTTGCTCCGTAAAATTGAGAACCTGGAACCTCTGCAGAAACTGGATGCTCTTAACCTCAGCAACAATTACATCAAGACCATTGAAAACCTCT CCTGCCTCCCAGTCCTGAACACATTGCAGATGGCCCACAATCACCTGGAGACCGTGGAGGACATTCAGCATCTACAAGAGTGTTTGAGGCTTTGTGTCCTTGACCTTTCGCACAACAAGCTGAGTGACCCGGAGATCCTGAGCATTCTGGAAAGCATGCCCGAtttg CGTGTACTGAATTTGATGGGAAACCCGGTTATCAGACAGATTCCTAATTACAGAAGGACAGTCACTGTACGACTAAAGCACTTAACATACCTGGATGATAGACCAGTGTTTCCAAAGGACAG agcTTGTGCGGAGGCCTGGGCTAGGGGAGGGTACGCAGCTGAAAAGGAGGAGAGACAGCAGTGGGAGAGCAGGGAGCGGAAGAAGATCACAGACAGCATTGAAGCCTTGGCCATGATCAAGCAGCgggcagaggagaggaaaagacagagagagagtcaaGAGAGAGGTATGCGCTCGGCCGAAGACAACAGCCCCAGAGTTCCTTTGAGATTAG GGGAGATGACATCTTCAGATGATGGTGAGAATGTGCCCGCCAgtgcggaaggcaaggaggagcctCCCGGGGACAGAGAAACAAGGCAGAAGATGGAGCTATTTGTTaaggaaagctttgaggccaaggACGAGCTCTGCCCGGAAAAGCCAAGTGGAGAGGAGCCGCCTGTGGAGGCTAAAAGAGAGGATGGAGGTCCAGAGCCAGAGGGGACCCTCCCAGCTGAGACCCTGCTACTGTCGTCACCTGTGGAGGTTAAAGGAGAGGACGGAGATGGAGAGCCAGAGGGGACCCTCCCAGCTGAGGCCCCACCACCCCCGCCACCTGTGGAGGTTAAAGGAGAGGATGGAGATCAAGAGCCAGAGGGGACCCTCCCAGCTGAGACCCTGCTACTGTCACCGCCTGTGAAGGTTAAAGGAGAGGATGGAGATCGAGAGCCAGAGGGGACCCTCCCAGCTGAGGCCCCACCACCACCGCCCCTGGGAGCTGCCAGGGAAG AACCGACTCCCCAGGCTGTGGCCACTGAGGGTGTATTCGTTACAGAACTTGATGGAACGAGAACGGAAGATTTAGAAACCATTAGACtggagacaaaggagacattCTGCATTGAT GACCTACCTGACTTGGAAGATGATGATGAAACAGGCAAATCTCTGGAAGACCAG AATATGTGCTTTCCGAAGATTGAGGTCATCTCGAGCTTGAGTGATGACAGTGACCCTGAACTGGACTACACGTCACTCCCTGTGCTGGAAAACCTCCCCACAGACACTCTGTCAAATATATTTGCAGTCTCTAAAGACACCTCAAAGGCGGCTCGGGTGCCCTTCACAGACATCTTTAAAAAAGAAGCTAAGAGGGACTTGGAAATCCGAAAACAAGACACCAAGTCCCCAAGACCCCTGATCCAGGAGCTCAGCGACGAGGACCCCTCTGGCCAGCTACTGATGCCCCCCACCTGCCAAAGAGATGCTGCACCACTCACTTCCAGTGGAGACAGGGACAGCGACTTCCTTGCAGCCTCTTCTCCGG agatggggtttcaccatgttgaccaggctggtctcgaactcctgacctcaggtgatctgtttgcctcggcctcccaaagtgctgggattacag TGCCGACTGAGAGCGCCGCCACACCCCCAGAGACGTGTGTCGGAGTTGCCCAGCCCAGCCAAGCTCTGCCCACGTGGGACCTCACTGCATTCCCAGCACCGAAAGCATCATAG
- the DNAAF1 gene encoding dynein axonemal assembly factor 1 isoform X11: MGNPVIRQIPNYRRTVTVRLKHLTYLDDRPVFPKDRACAEAWARGGYAAEKEERQQWESRERKKITDSIEALAMIKQRAEERKRQRESQERGMRSAEDNSPRVPLRLGEMTSSDDGENVPASAEGKEEPPGDRETRQKMELFVKESFEAKDELCPEKPSGEEPPVEAKREDGGPEPEGTLPAETLLLSSPVEVKGEDGDGEPEGTLPAEAPPPPPPVEVKGEDGDQEPEGTLPAETLLLSPPVKVKGEDGDREPEGTLPAEAPPPPPLGAAREEPTPQAVATEGVFVTELDGTRTEDLETIRLETKETFCIDDLPDLEDDDETGKSLEDQNMCFPKIEVISSLSDDSDPELDYTSLPVLENLPTDTLSNIFAVSKDTSKAARVPFTDIFKKEAKRDLEIRKQDTKSPRPLIQELSDEDPSGQLLMPPTCQRDAAPLTSSGDRDSDFLAASSPEMGFHHVDQAGLELLTSGDLFASASQSAGITVPTESAATPPETCVGVAQPSQALPTWDLTAFPAPKAS; encoded by the exons ATGGGAAACCCGGTTATCAGACAGATTCCTAATTACAGAAGGACAGTCACTGTACGACTAAAGCACTTAACATACCTGGATGATAGACCAGTGTTTCCAAAGGACAG agcTTGTGCGGAGGCCTGGGCTAGGGGAGGGTACGCAGCTGAAAAGGAGGAGAGACAGCAGTGGGAGAGCAGGGAGCGGAAGAAGATCACAGACAGCATTGAAGCCTTGGCCATGATCAAGCAGCgggcagaggagaggaaaagacagagagagagtcaaGAGAGAGGTATGCGCTCGGCCGAAGACAACAGCCCCAGAGTTCCTTTGAGATTAG GGGAGATGACATCTTCAGATGATGGTGAGAATGTGCCCGCCAgtgcggaaggcaaggaggagcctCCCGGGGACAGAGAAACAAGGCAGAAGATGGAGCTATTTGTTaaggaaagctttgaggccaaggACGAGCTCTGCCCGGAAAAGCCAAGTGGAGAGGAGCCGCCTGTGGAGGCTAAAAGAGAGGATGGAGGTCCAGAGCCAGAGGGGACCCTCCCAGCTGAGACCCTGCTACTGTCGTCACCTGTGGAGGTTAAAGGAGAGGACGGAGATGGAGAGCCAGAGGGGACCCTCCCAGCTGAGGCCCCACCACCCCCGCCACCTGTGGAGGTTAAAGGAGAGGATGGAGATCAAGAGCCAGAGGGGACCCTCCCAGCTGAGACCCTGCTACTGTCACCGCCTGTGAAGGTTAAAGGAGAGGATGGAGATCGAGAGCCAGAGGGGACCCTCCCAGCTGAGGCCCCACCACCACCGCCCCTGGGAGCTGCCAGGGAAG AACCGACTCCCCAGGCTGTGGCCACTGAGGGTGTATTCGTTACAGAACTTGATGGAACGAGAACGGAAGATTTAGAAACCATTAGACtggagacaaaggagacattCTGCATTGAT GACCTACCTGACTTGGAAGATGATGATGAAACAGGCAAATCTCTGGAAGACCAG AATATGTGCTTTCCGAAGATTGAGGTCATCTCGAGCTTGAGTGATGACAGTGACCCTGAACTGGACTACACGTCACTCCCTGTGCTGGAAAACCTCCCCACAGACACTCTGTCAAATATATTTGCAGTCTCTAAAGACACCTCAAAGGCGGCTCGGGTGCCCTTCACAGACATCTTTAAAAAAGAAGCTAAGAGGGACTTGGAAATCCGAAAACAAGACACCAAGTCCCCAAGACCCCTGATCCAGGAGCTCAGCGACGAGGACCCCTCTGGCCAGCTACTGATGCCCCCCACCTGCCAAAGAGATGCTGCACCACTCACTTCCAGTGGAGACAGGGACAGCGACTTCCTTGCAGCCTCTTCTCCGG agatggggtttcaccatgttgaccaggctggtctcgaactcctgacctcaggtgatctgtttgcctcggcctcccaaagtgctgggattacag TGCCGACTGAGAGCGCCGCCACACCCCCAGAGACGTGTGTCGGAGTTGCCCAGCCCAGCCAAGCTCTGCCCACGTGGGACCTCACTGCATTCCCAGCACCGAAAGCATCATAG
- the DNAAF1 gene encoding dynein axonemal assembly factor 1 isoform 2 (isoform 2 is encoded by transcript variant 2), translated as MGNPVIRQIPNYRRTVTVRLKHLTYLDDRPVFPKDRACAEAWARGGYAAEKEERQQWESRERKKITDSIEALAMIKQRAEERKRQRESQERGMRSAEDNSPRVPLRLGEMTSSDDGENVPASAEGKEEPPGDRETRQKMELFVKESFEAKDELCPEKPSGEEPPVEAKREDGGPEPEGTLPAETLLLSSPVEVKGEDGDGEPEGTLPAEAPPPPPPVEVKGEDGDQEPEGTLPAETLLLSPPVKVKGEDGDREPEGTLPAEAPPPPPLGAAREEPTPQAVATEGVFVTELDGTRTEDLETIRLETKETFCIDDLPDLEDDDETGKSLEDQNMCFPKIEVISSLSDDSDPELDYTSLPVLENLPTDTLSNIFAVSKDTSKAARVPFTDIFKKEAKRDLEIRKQDTKSPRPLIQELSDEDPSGQLLMPPTCQRDAAPLTSSGDRDSDFLAASSPVPTESAATPPETCVGVAQPSQALPTWDLTAFPAPKAS; from the exons ATGGGAAACCCGGTTATCAGACAGATTCCTAATTACAGAAGGACAGTCACTGTACGACTAAAGCACTTAACATACCTGGATGATAGACCAGTGTTTCCAAAGGACAG agcTTGTGCGGAGGCCTGGGCTAGGGGAGGGTACGCAGCTGAAAAGGAGGAGAGACAGCAGTGGGAGAGCAGGGAGCGGAAGAAGATCACAGACAGCATTGAAGCCTTGGCCATGATCAAGCAGCgggcagaggagaggaaaagacagagagagagtcaaGAGAGAGGTATGCGCTCGGCCGAAGACAACAGCCCCAGAGTTCCTTTGAGATTAG GGGAGATGACATCTTCAGATGATGGTGAGAATGTGCCCGCCAgtgcggaaggcaaggaggagcctCCCGGGGACAGAGAAACAAGGCAGAAGATGGAGCTATTTGTTaaggaaagctttgaggccaaggACGAGCTCTGCCCGGAAAAGCCAAGTGGAGAGGAGCCGCCTGTGGAGGCTAAAAGAGAGGATGGAGGTCCAGAGCCAGAGGGGACCCTCCCAGCTGAGACCCTGCTACTGTCGTCACCTGTGGAGGTTAAAGGAGAGGACGGAGATGGAGAGCCAGAGGGGACCCTCCCAGCTGAGGCCCCACCACCCCCGCCACCTGTGGAGGTTAAAGGAGAGGATGGAGATCAAGAGCCAGAGGGGACCCTCCCAGCTGAGACCCTGCTACTGTCACCGCCTGTGAAGGTTAAAGGAGAGGATGGAGATCGAGAGCCAGAGGGGACCCTCCCAGCTGAGGCCCCACCACCACCGCCCCTGGGAGCTGCCAGGGAAG AACCGACTCCCCAGGCTGTGGCCACTGAGGGTGTATTCGTTACAGAACTTGATGGAACGAGAACGGAAGATTTAGAAACCATTAGACtggagacaaaggagacattCTGCATTGAT GACCTACCTGACTTGGAAGATGATGATGAAACAGGCAAATCTCTGGAAGACCAG AATATGTGCTTTCCGAAGATTGAGGTCATCTCGAGCTTGAGTGATGACAGTGACCCTGAACTGGACTACACGTCACTCCCTGTGCTGGAAAACCTCCCCACAGACACTCTGTCAAATATATTTGCAGTCTCTAAAGACACCTCAAAGGCGGCTCGGGTGCCCTTCACAGACATCTTTAAAAAAGAAGCTAAGAGGGACTTGGAAATCCGAAAACAAGACACCAAGTCCCCAAGACCCCTGATCCAGGAGCTCAGCGACGAGGACCCCTCTGGCCAGCTACTGATGCCCCCCACCTGCCAAAGAGATGCTGCACCACTCACTTCCAGTGGAGACAGGGACAGCGACTTCCTTGCAGCCTCTTCTCCGG TGCCGACTGAGAGCGCCGCCACACCCCCAGAGACGTGTGTCGGAGTTGCCCAGCCCAGCCAAGCTCTGCCCACGTGGGACCTCACTGCATTCCCAGCACCGAAAGCATCATAG